A window from Flavobacterium sp. 83 encodes these proteins:
- a CDS encoding chlorite dismutase family protein — protein sequence MNTTIFDFIGDTTGEWKVTLMVALKGESIEPVSHIKRVSSSLILSNEGIWSLKGIVSNLRYTEKEDKEKLLAIQEDLGRPEATLAAFIPIRKSEAWWNLAQDERRKIMENKSQHTQIGMKYLPAIARKLFHSRDIGEPFDFLTWFEYAPADAAAFEDLLAALRKTEEWNYVDREIDIRLIKM from the coding sequence ATGAATACTACAATTTTTGATTTTATAGGTGATACTACAGGGGAATGGAAAGTAACTTTAATGGTTGCTTTGAAAGGAGAATCAATCGAGCCGGTTTCTCACATAAAAAGAGTTTCAAGTTCCTTAATTTTATCTAATGAAGGAATTTGGTCTCTTAAAGGAATTGTTAGTAACCTTAGATATACTGAGAAAGAAGATAAAGAGAAGTTACTTGCTATACAAGAAGATTTAGGTCGACCCGAAGCTACTTTAGCTGCATTTATTCCCATCCGAAAATCAGAAGCATGGTGGAATCTTGCACAAGACGAACGTAGAAAAATAATGGAAAATAAGTCGCAGCATACCCAAATAGGGATGAAATATTTGCCTGCAATTGCCAGGAAGTTATTCCATTCAAGAGATATTGGTGAACCTTTTGATTTTTTGACCTGGTTTGAATATGCTCCGGCTGATGCAGCTGCTTTTGAAGATCTTTTAGCAGCACTTCGTAAAACAGAAGAATGGAATTATGTGGACAGGGAAATTGATATTCGATTGATCAAAATGTAA
- a CDS encoding RidA family protein, producing the protein MNSKKYIIKGDGLPNWTNPISHGVVANNMCFVSGQLSVNAEGQYVCGTALKETEIAFENFFAVLKNAGFEKEDTVFIDIAFSDLENLTEINQLFISLFPENRRPARTVYEVQKLPFGGKIKIAGTAVKDVKTK; encoded by the coding sequence ATGAATTCTAAAAAATATATTATAAAAGGAGATGGATTGCCAAATTGGACAAATCCAATAAGTCACGGAGTCGTAGCAAATAATATGTGTTTTGTTAGCGGACAACTATCGGTAAACGCCGAAGGACAATATGTTTGCGGAACTGCATTAAAAGAAACAGAAATTGCATTTGAAAACTTTTTTGCTGTATTAAAAAATGCTGGATTTGAGAAAGAAGACACTGTATTTATTGACATTGCATTTAGTGATTTAGAAAATTTAACTGAAATAAATCAATTATTCATTAGTTTGTTTCCAGAGAATAGGCGTCCAGCAAGAACTGTTTATGAAGTTCAGAAATTACCATTTGGAGGAAAAATAAAGATTGCAGGAACTGCAGTCAAAGATGTAAAAACAAAATAA